From the Amycolatopsis thermoflava N1165 genome, one window contains:
- a CDS encoding arabinosyltransferase domain-containing protein: protein MTDPDQPGTSARTSPERPRTFLWRLLAVVLGLFAAGCAVAFPLLPVVQDTAKIVWPAGSDTRPVNAPLVGYWAQDLQVGVPCATIQSLDARTAGAGLLFSTVPPARAGNGAGLQLNVQDGVLTATSRGQQVARQPLPAAGCDVRVSSTATHTTLSVAGTPVYDSTGDVRPRVLGIYTDISSARDPIAGLSVGITPDTRYQSSPTGLKVGIGVFGVLSLIGCLIAVNRLDSGTARRAPRWAPIGWWKLTKRDVTVFGVLGAWVFIGPVTSDDGYILTMARVADQVGYLTNYHRWFGVAEAPFGWNDHIYELMATVSTVPPWIRLPSFLLGVLSWLLISREVLPRLGKEVRISPAAGWAAAVVFLVWWLPFNNGVRPEPWAALGSLIALCAVERSLVTRRLLPLCLGLIGAAFALAATPTALIAVAPFLVAAKPLFHLLRSRARDSGWAAVLAPIAAAGFIVLIVVFADQTFSTVMEATRLRGSVGPNKSWYEELSRYELLFESSADGALTRRFPVLLLILCTGTCLVVLLRRGRIQGAALGPARRLIGTVALFFLLLALTPTKWTHHFGAFAGVGAAMAALTALATSSTVLRSRRNRAAFTAGLLVVSALAATGPNAYWFVSSLGVPWWDKAPSIKGYHLSTALLLAAAVAAVFAFVENVRMQRPGAPPPVQERRGRALRLGATSLVVVCGAVVVFEVASMAKGIQKQMSTGSYSLAAANVDHLFGKSCNLSDHVMVEQDPVSSMLKPVSAVTVPETTAQENSTLPRPEDEGNEKSSAGFHTDGNGDEDPLNSPPHGFTTATVPMWSSYHEGSATGRLRTDWYALPDQHAGAQVTIAAAAPPGKATSVALEFGRETPAGVEVVRSTTVLAENVGTGASADETKWADERLDIGDLPADVNRVRVVAKDDDITGDGWVAVSAPRVPTFTTLTQRVGSAPVYMDWPAAFVYPCMNPVASHDGISQIPAYRITAGDLAAEAGVADNIGGGPNGWIEELADQPEVPSYLEGDQSGRSWGRLLQIEPYTDGVAPQVEHGTETMWGWQSPGPGPQQPNGSTPTR from the coding sequence GTGACCGACCCGGACCAGCCGGGCACTTCGGCACGCACCTCCCCGGAGCGACCTCGCACGTTCTTGTGGCGGCTCCTCGCCGTCGTACTGGGCCTGTTCGCCGCGGGTTGCGCGGTCGCCTTCCCGTTGCTGCCGGTCGTCCAGGACACGGCGAAGATCGTGTGGCCGGCCGGCAGCGACACGCGCCCGGTGAACGCCCCGCTCGTCGGCTACTGGGCGCAGGACCTGCAGGTCGGTGTGCCGTGCGCGACGATCCAGTCGCTCGACGCGCGCACCGCGGGCGCGGGGCTGCTGTTCTCGACCGTGCCGCCCGCCCGCGCGGGCAACGGCGCCGGCCTGCAGCTCAACGTCCAGGACGGCGTGCTCACCGCGACCAGCCGCGGCCAGCAGGTCGCGCGCCAGCCGCTGCCGGCCGCGGGGTGCGACGTGCGGGTCAGCTCGACCGCGACGCACACCACCCTGTCGGTGGCGGGCACCCCGGTCTACGACTCGACGGGCGACGTCCGGCCACGCGTGCTGGGCATCTACACCGACATCTCGTCGGCGCGGGACCCGATCGCCGGCCTGTCGGTCGGCATCACCCCGGACACCCGCTACCAGTCGTCCCCCACCGGGTTGAAGGTCGGCATCGGCGTGTTCGGCGTGCTGTCGCTGATCGGCTGCCTGATCGCGGTCAACCGGCTGGACTCGGGCACCGCGCGGCGCGCGCCGCGGTGGGCGCCGATCGGCTGGTGGAAGCTCACCAAGCGGGACGTGACCGTCTTCGGCGTGCTCGGCGCGTGGGTGTTCATCGGGCCGGTGACCTCGGACGACGGCTACATCCTGACCATGGCCAGAGTCGCCGACCAGGTGGGTTACCTGACCAACTACCACCGGTGGTTCGGCGTCGCGGAGGCGCCGTTCGGGTGGAACGACCACATCTACGAGCTGATGGCGACGGTGTCCACGGTGCCGCCGTGGATCCGGTTGCCGTCGTTCCTGCTCGGCGTGCTGAGCTGGCTGCTGATCAGCCGTGAGGTGCTGCCGCGGCTGGGCAAGGAGGTCCGGATCAGCCCGGCGGCGGGCTGGGCCGCGGCCGTGGTGTTCCTGGTGTGGTGGCTGCCGTTCAACAACGGTGTGCGTCCCGAGCCGTGGGCGGCGCTGGGCTCGCTGATCGCGCTGTGCGCCGTGGAGCGCTCGCTGGTCACGCGGCGTCTGCTGCCGCTGTGCCTCGGCCTGATCGGGGCCGCGTTCGCGCTGGCCGCGACGCCGACCGCGTTGATCGCGGTGGCGCCGTTCCTGGTGGCCGCGAAGCCGTTGTTCCACCTGCTGCGCAGCCGGGCCCGCGATTCGGGCTGGGCCGCGGTGCTGGCGCCGATCGCGGCGGCCGGGTTCATCGTGCTGATCGTGGTCTTCGCCGACCAGACGTTCTCGACGGTGATGGAGGCGACCCGCCTGCGTGGCTCGGTCGGCCCGAACAAGTCGTGGTACGAGGAGCTGTCGCGGTACGAGCTGCTGTTCGAGAGCAGCGCGGACGGCGCGCTGACCCGCCGGTTCCCGGTGCTGCTGCTGATCCTGTGCACCGGCACCTGCCTTGTGGTGCTGCTGCGCCGCGGCCGCATCCAGGGTGCGGCGCTGGGTCCGGCCCGCCGCCTGATCGGCACCGTGGCGCTGTTCTTCCTGCTGCTGGCGCTGACCCCGACCAAGTGGACGCACCACTTCGGCGCGTTCGCCGGTGTGGGGGCTGCGATGGCGGCGCTGACCGCGCTGGCGACGAGTTCGACGGTGCTGCGGTCGCGGCGCAACCGGGCGGCGTTCACCGCCGGGTTGCTGGTGGTGTCCGCGCTGGCCGCGACGGGCCCGAACGCGTACTGGTTCGTGTCCAGCCTCGGTGTGCCGTGGTGGGACAAGGCGCCGTCGATCAAGGGCTACCACCTGTCCACGGCGCTGCTGCTGGCCGCGGCGGTGGCGGCGGTGTTCGCGTTCGTGGAGAACGTGCGCATGCAGCGGCCGGGTGCGCCGCCGCCGGTGCAGGAGCGGCGTGGCCGGGCGCTGCGGCTGGGCGCGACGTCGCTGGTCGTGGTGTGCGGCGCGGTCGTGGTGTTCGAGGTCGCCAGCATGGCGAAGGGCATCCAGAAGCAGATGTCGACGGGCAGTTACAGCCTGGCCGCGGCGAACGTGGACCACTTGTTCGGCAAGAGCTGCAACCTGTCCGATCACGTGATGGTCGAGCAGGACCCGGTGTCGAGCATGCTCAAACCGGTGTCGGCGGTGACCGTGCCGGAGACCACGGCGCAGGAGAACTCGACGCTGCCGCGGCCCGAGGACGAGGGCAACGAGAAGTCGTCGGCGGGTTTCCACACCGACGGCAACGGCGACGAGGACCCGCTGAACTCGCCGCCGCACGGTTTCACCACGGCGACCGTGCCGATGTGGAGCAGCTACCACGAGGGCTCCGCGACGGGCCGGCTGCGCACCGACTGGTACGCGCTGCCGGACCAGCACGCGGGCGCGCAGGTGACGATCGCCGCCGCGGCGCCCCCGGGCAAGGCGACGAGCGTGGCGCTGGAGTTCGGCCGGGAGACGCCGGCGGGCGTCGAGGTGGTCCGGTCGACGACCGTGCTGGCGGAGAACGTCGGCACCGGGGCGTCGGCGGACGAGACGAAGTGGGCCGACGAGCGGCTCGACATCGGTGATCTGCCCGCGGACGTCAACCGGGTGCGCGTGGTGGCCAAGGACGACGACATCACGGGCGACGGCTGGGTCGCGGTGAGCGCCCCGCGCGTGCCGACGTTCACCACTCTCACGCAGCGGGTGGGCAGCGCGCCGGTCTACATGGACTGGCCCGCGGCGTTCGTGTACCCGTGCATGAACCCGGTCGCCTCGCACGACGGCATCTCGCAGATCCCGGCGTACCGCATCACCGCGGGTGATCTGGCCGCGGAGGCCGGGGTGGCGGACAACATCGGCGGCGGGCCGAACGGGTGGATCGAGGAGCTGGCCGACCAGCCCGAGGTGCCGAGCTACCTGGAGGGCGACCAGTCCGGCCGCTCGTGGGGACGCCTGCTGCAGATCGAGCCGTACACCGACGGCGTGGCACCCCAGGTGGAACACGGAACCGAAACGATGTGGGGCTGGCAAAGCCCAGGGCCCGGCCCCCAACAACCAAACGGCTCAACCCCAACCCGCTAA
- a CDS encoding precorrin-2 C(20)-methyltransferase, translating into MKTGKLWGVGLGPGDPELMTVKAARLISEADVIAYHCARHGRSIARSVAEPYLREGQVEERLMYPVTTEGTDHPGGYEGAIAEFYELSAKRLAEHLDAGRDVVVLCEGDPFFFGSYMYMHERLCDRYEAEAVPGVTSVSAASAVLGKPLVQRDEVLTILPGTLPAPELARRLADTQAAAVMKLGRTFGSVREALAESGRLDEAYYVERATWPNQRVEPFADVDPSTVPYFSLALVPSPAYASRKEPAAEAAEVAAEGGEVMVVGLGPAGPEWLTPEASSALAEAEHIVGYGPYVAKVPQRAGQVRHASGNRVEADRARHALSLAASGARVAVVSSGDPGVFAMASAVLEQAASLEEPVRVRVIPGVTAASAAAARVGAPLGHDYCVLSLSDRLKPWDVIERRLDAAGAADLVVALYNPASRTRTEQLVRARDVLLRHRAVETPVVVARDVGGPEESVTVTSLGEFDPSVVDMRCLVIVGSSRTRVTHGQVWTPRSY; encoded by the coding sequence ATGAAGACGGGCAAGCTGTGGGGTGTCGGACTCGGCCCGGGCGACCCGGAGCTGATGACGGTCAAGGCCGCGCGGCTGATCAGCGAGGCCGACGTGATCGCCTACCACTGCGCGCGGCACGGCCGCAGCATCGCGCGGTCGGTGGCCGAGCCGTACCTGCGGGAGGGCCAGGTCGAGGAACGGCTGATGTACCCGGTGACGACCGAGGGCACCGACCACCCCGGCGGGTACGAGGGCGCGATCGCCGAGTTCTACGAGCTGAGCGCGAAGCGGCTGGCCGAGCACCTGGACGCCGGGCGCGACGTGGTGGTGCTGTGCGAGGGCGACCCGTTCTTCTTCGGCTCCTACATGTACATGCACGAGCGGCTGTGCGACCGGTACGAGGCCGAGGCGGTGCCCGGGGTGACGTCCGTTTCAGCGGCGTCGGCGGTGCTCGGCAAGCCGCTGGTGCAGCGCGACGAGGTGCTCACGATCCTGCCGGGGACGCTGCCCGCGCCGGAACTCGCGCGGCGGCTGGCCGACACGCAGGCCGCGGCGGTGATGAAGCTGGGCCGCACGTTCGGCTCGGTGCGGGAGGCGCTGGCCGAGTCGGGACGGCTGGACGAGGCGTACTACGTCGAGCGGGCCACGTGGCCCAACCAGCGGGTCGAGCCGTTCGCTGACGTGGACCCCTCGACGGTGCCGTACTTCTCGCTGGCGCTGGTGCCGAGCCCGGCTTACGCGTCGCGGAAGGAGCCGGCTGCTGAGGCTGCGGAGGTTGCCGCTGAGGGCGGCGAGGTCATGGTGGTCGGGCTGGGGCCGGCCGGGCCGGAGTGGCTGACGCCGGAGGCCTCGTCGGCGTTGGCCGAGGCCGAGCACATCGTCGGGTACGGGCCGTACGTGGCGAAGGTGCCGCAGCGGGCGGGGCAGGTGCGGCACGCGTCCGGGAACCGGGTCGAGGCCGACCGGGCCCGGCATGCGCTCTCGCTGGCCGCGTCCGGTGCTCGGGTGGCGGTGGTGTCCTCGGGTGATCCTGGGGTGTTCGCGATGGCTTCCGCGGTGCTGGAGCAGGCGGCTTCGTTGGAAGAGCCGGTGCGGGTGCGGGTGATTCCTGGCGTGACGGCTGCTTCCGCTGCGGCGGCCCGGGTCGGGGCGCCGTTGGGGCATGACTACTGCGTTTTGTCGTTGTCGGATCGGTTGAAGCCTTGGGATGTCATCGAGCGGCGGCTTGATGCGGCTGGGGCGGCGGATCTTGTGGTGGCTCTGTACAACCCGGCTTCGCGGACGCGGACTGAGCAGTTGGTGCGGGCTCGGGATGTGTTGCTGCGGCATCGGGCTGTGGAGACGCCTGTTGTTGTGGCGCGGGATGTTGGGGGTCCTGAGGAGTCGGTGACTGTTACCTCGCTGGGGGAGTTTGATCCTTCGGTGGTTGATATGCGGTGTTTGGTGATTGTCGGGTCGTCGCGGACGCGCGTGACGCATGGGCAGGTGTGGACGCCGCGGTCTTATTGA
- a CDS encoding precorrin-8X methylmutase yields MIDYIRDGAEIYRHSFATIREEADLAILPEDLEPVAVRMIHSCGMVDLVDDLAYSLDLVESARAALRAGAPVLCDAQMIASGVTRKRLPAANEILCTLSDERVPALAERMGTTRSAAALELWRDKLAGSVVAIGNAPTALFRLLEMIEEGAGVPAAIIGVPVGFVGAAESKEELVKRAPAPYLVVHGRRGGSAMAVSAVNALASEVE; encoded by the coding sequence GTGATCGACTACATCCGCGACGGGGCGGAGATCTACCGCCACTCGTTCGCCACGATCCGCGAGGAGGCCGACCTCGCGATCCTGCCGGAGGACCTGGAGCCGGTCGCGGTCCGCATGATCCACTCGTGCGGGATGGTCGACCTCGTCGACGACCTGGCCTACTCGCTCGACCTCGTCGAGTCGGCCCGTGCCGCGCTGCGCGCCGGCGCGCCGGTGCTGTGCGACGCGCAGATGATCGCCAGCGGCGTGACCCGCAAGCGGTTGCCCGCAGCCAACGAGATCCTCTGCACGCTGTCCGACGAGCGCGTGCCCGCGCTGGCCGAGCGGATGGGCACCACCCGTTCGGCGGCCGCGCTGGAGCTGTGGCGGGACAAGCTCGCGGGCTCGGTGGTGGCGATCGGCAACGCGCCGACAGCGTTGTTCCGCCTGCTGGAGATGATCGAGGAGGGCGCCGGGGTGCCCGCCGCGATCATCGGGGTGCCGGTCGGGTTCGTCGGCGCCGCCGAGTCGAAGGAAGAGCTGGTCAAGCGCGCGCCCGCGCCCTACCTGGTGGTGCACGGGCGGCGCGGCGGCAGCGCCATGGCGGTGTCGGCGGTCAACGCGCTCGCGAGCGAGGTCGAATGA
- the bluB gene encoding 5,6-dimethylbenzimidazole synthase, whose protein sequence is MIEEFYEVLRRRRDVRAEFTGEPIDDEVLTRVLEAAHSAPSVGLTQPWDFVLVESTRTRTAFRDHVLAEREVFAASLPPERRETFAPIKIEGILSSSLGIVVTYDESRGAPDVLGRHAIADAGLYSVCLAIQNLWLAATAEGLGVGWVSFYREDFLRDLLGIPAGVRPVAWLCLGPVTRLQDIPDLERHGWRERRPLSAATHRERFGTPPSRSEREEASR, encoded by the coding sequence ATGATCGAGGAGTTCTACGAGGTCCTGCGGCGACGGCGGGACGTGCGCGCGGAGTTCACCGGCGAGCCCATCGACGACGAGGTGCTGACCCGCGTGCTCGAGGCCGCGCACTCCGCGCCCAGCGTCGGACTCACCCAGCCGTGGGATTTCGTGCTCGTCGAGAGCACCCGGACGCGCACCGCGTTCCGCGACCACGTGCTCGCCGAGCGCGAGGTGTTCGCCGCGTCGCTGCCGCCGGAGCGCCGGGAGACCTTCGCGCCGATCAAGATCGAGGGCATCCTGTCGTCCTCGCTCGGTATCGTCGTGACCTACGACGAGAGCCGCGGCGCGCCGGACGTGCTCGGCCGCCACGCGATCGCCGACGCCGGCCTGTATTCGGTGTGCCTGGCCATCCAGAACCTCTGGCTGGCGGCCACCGCGGAGGGCCTCGGCGTCGGCTGGGTGAGCTTCTACCGCGAGGATTTCCTGCGCGACCTGCTCGGGATCCCGGCCGGGGTGCGGCCGGTGGCGTGGCTCTGCCTCGGCCCGGTGACCCGGCTCCAGGACATTCCGGACCTGGAGCGCCACGGGTGGCGCGAGCGGCGGCCGTTGTCGGCCGCGACGCACCGTGAGCGGTTCGGCACACCCCCATCCCGAAGCGAGCGCGAGGAAGCATCGCGATAG
- a CDS encoding nitrite/sulfite reductase — translation MAHPGRVRPDACPGVFATHDAADGALARIRLPGGRVRADQAEVLASCAEELGDGSVHLTSRGNIQLRGLSRDTGELAARLTSAGLLPAPAHERVRNYLASPLSGLTGGLVDVRDTVFELDRAVCARPELAALPGRFLFALDDGRGDVSGEDADVCWRALDSATGAVLLAGRDTGERVPFAGAVDALVRKALWFLEVRGSAWRVRELDLRLGERLPTSPGVPIGPFTRDDGRTGVVGAPVLGQLAAADLRALGEVVVTPWRSVVVPLGLDAPGLVTDPAAPGLGISACIGRPGCAKSRADVRADARAMMPRVPAGVRMHFSGCERRCGRPHEPHVDMLAGSEEYQKGTA, via the coding sequence ATGGCCCATCCCGGACGTGTCCGCCCCGACGCCTGTCCGGGTGTCTTCGCCACGCACGACGCCGCCGACGGCGCGCTCGCCCGGATCCGGCTGCCCGGCGGACGAGTGCGCGCCGACCAGGCCGAGGTGCTGGCCTCGTGCGCGGAGGAGCTCGGCGACGGTTCGGTGCACCTGACCTCGCGCGGCAACATCCAGCTGCGTGGCCTGTCGCGGGACACCGGCGAGCTGGCCGCCCGGCTGACGTCGGCCGGCCTGCTGCCCGCGCCCGCGCACGAGCGGGTGCGCAACTACCTGGCCTCGCCGCTGAGCGGGCTCACCGGCGGGCTGGTCGACGTGCGGGACACGGTGTTCGAGCTGGACCGGGCGGTGTGCGCGCGGCCCGAGCTGGCCGCCCTGCCAGGCCGGTTCCTGTTCGCGCTCGACGACGGCCGCGGCGACGTGTCGGGCGAGGACGCGGACGTGTGCTGGCGAGCGCTGGACTCCGCGACCGGCGCGGTGTTGCTCGCCGGGCGGGACACCGGCGAGCGGGTGCCGTTCGCCGGGGCGGTCGACGCGCTCGTGCGGAAGGCGTTGTGGTTCCTGGAGGTCCGGGGCAGCGCGTGGCGGGTGCGGGAGCTGGACCTGCGTCTCGGCGAGCGTCTGCCCACGTCACCCGGAGTGCCGATCGGGCCGTTCACCCGCGACGACGGGCGCACCGGTGTCGTCGGCGCGCCGGTGCTGGGGCAGCTCGCCGCCGCGGATCTGCGGGCGCTGGGGGAGGTCGTGGTGACGCCGTGGCGCTCGGTCGTCGTGCCGCTCGGTCTGGACGCGCCGGGACTGGTGACCGATCCGGCCGCGCCGGGGCTGGGGATCAGCGCGTGCATCGGACGGCCGGGCTGCGCGAAGTCGCGCGCCGACGTGCGGGCGGACGCGCGAGCCATGATGCCCCGCGTCCCCGCCGGGGTGCGGATGCACTTCTCCGGATGCGAACGGCGGTGCGGGCGACCGCACGAGCCGCACGTCGACATGCTCGCGGGCAGCGAGGAATACCAGAAGGGAACAGCGTGA
- a CDS encoding helix-turn-helix transcriptional regulator: MSESIYNRIAMLRAERGISRRQLAEAVGVHYQTIGYLERGEYSPSLYLALRIAEYFEVPVEVIFSTQPFPRLGRDERTA; this comes from the coding sequence ATGAGTGAGTCGATCTACAACCGCATCGCGATGCTGCGCGCCGAGCGCGGCATCTCGCGACGGCAGCTGGCCGAGGCGGTCGGGGTGCACTACCAGACGATCGGGTACCTCGAACGCGGCGAATACAGCCCGAGCCTGTACCTCGCGCTGCGCATCGCCGAGTACTTCGAGGTGCCCGTCGAGGTGATCTTCTCCACGCAACCCTTCCCCCGCCTCGGCCGCGACGAACGGACGGCT
- a CDS encoding cobalt-precorrin-6A reductase: MAGVTEVLVLGGTGEARALAAGLVRRGVAVTSSLAGRVANPRLPVGEVRVGGFGGPDGLARWLTEHGTAAVVDATHPFAERIGASAVEAAHRADVPLLRLQRPGWQQGPGDDWHWVDTLGEAADLVERLGDRIFLTSGRQGLSAFARCTRPHFLARCVDPPEPPLPPRLEILLDRGPYTVEGETALLREHRIDVLVTKDSGGDMTTAKLVAARQEGVPVVVVRRPPRPPAHTVADVDAALRWVSAILDA; the protein is encoded by the coding sequence ATGGCTGGCGTGACGGAAGTACTCGTGCTCGGAGGCACCGGTGAGGCCCGCGCGCTGGCCGCCGGGCTCGTGCGACGCGGCGTCGCGGTCACGTCGTCGCTGGCCGGGCGGGTCGCCAACCCGCGTCTGCCGGTCGGCGAGGTGCGCGTCGGCGGCTTCGGCGGGCCGGACGGCCTCGCGCGCTGGCTGACCGAGCACGGCACCGCCGCCGTGGTGGACGCCACACATCCGTTCGCCGAACGCATCGGCGCCTCCGCCGTCGAGGCCGCGCATCGGGCGGACGTCCCTCTGCTGCGCCTGCAGCGCCCCGGCTGGCAGCAGGGCCCCGGCGACGACTGGCACTGGGTGGACACCCTCGGCGAGGCCGCCGACCTGGTGGAACGCCTCGGCGACCGGATCTTCCTCACCAGCGGCCGCCAGGGACTGTCCGCCTTCGCGCGCTGCACGCGACCGCACTTCCTGGCCCGCTGCGTCGACCCGCCGGAGCCGCCGCTGCCGCCGCGCCTGGAGATCCTCCTCGACCGCGGCCCGTACACCGTCGAAGGCGAGACCGCGCTGCTGCGTGAGCACCGCATCGACGTGCTGGTCACCAAGGACAGCGGCGGCGACATGACCACCGCGAAGCTCGTCGCGGCCCGTCAGGAGGGCGTGCCGGTGGTCGTCGTGCGGCGCCCGCCGCGCCCGCCCGCGCACACCGTCGCGGACGTGGACGCCGCCCTGCGCTGGGTGTCGGCGATCCTGGACGCATGA
- a CDS encoding ABC transporter permease, with protein sequence MNATAVRTGVQRGLIELRQSFTTVQDLWGYFFPTVVFLVVMTLMRGSVIPGTTFSRGSMTLPSLIGASVGFNAMMSTMQQLTVEREDGTLLRAKALPNGMSGYLIGKIVMVSGMTLVGIALLIVPGLFMFDGLEIDVMTWVTLAWVLVLGLVATLPIGAVFGSLFENPRTMGVIMLPVMALVGTSGIFYPIGELPSWIQGIAQVFPLYWLGLGMRSAFLPDSMVAVEIGQSWRTWETLGVLGAWAVAGLVLAPIVLRRMARRESGSTVAARREKALQRMPG encoded by the coding sequence ATGAACGCCACGGCAGTGCGCACCGGGGTCCAGCGCGGCCTGATCGAGCTGCGGCAGAGCTTCACCACAGTCCAGGACCTGTGGGGGTACTTCTTCCCGACCGTGGTGTTCCTGGTGGTGATGACCCTGATGAGAGGCTCGGTCATCCCGGGCACCACGTTCTCCCGCGGCTCGATGACCCTGCCCAGCCTGATCGGCGCGAGCGTGGGGTTCAACGCGATGATGAGCACGATGCAGCAGCTCACCGTCGAGCGCGAGGACGGCACCCTGCTGCGCGCGAAGGCCCTGCCCAACGGCATGAGCGGATACCTGATCGGCAAGATCGTGATGGTCTCGGGCATGACGCTCGTCGGCATCGCGCTGCTGATCGTGCCCGGACTGTTCATGTTCGACGGCCTGGAGATCGACGTCATGACCTGGGTGACCCTGGCCTGGGTGCTGGTGCTCGGCCTGGTCGCGACGCTGCCGATCGGCGCGGTGTTCGGGTCGCTGTTCGAGAACCCCCGCACGATGGGCGTGATCATGCTGCCGGTGATGGCGCTGGTCGGCACGTCGGGCATCTTCTACCCGATCGGCGAGCTGCCGTCCTGGATCCAGGGCATCGCGCAGGTGTTCCCGCTGTACTGGCTCGGCCTCGGCATGCGCTCGGCCTTCCTGCCGGACAGCATGGTGGCCGTGGAGATCGGGCAGTCGTGGCGGACCTGGGAGACGCTCGGCGTGCTCGGCGCGTGGGCGGTCGCGGGCCTGGTACTGGCGCCGATCGTGCTGCGTAGGATGGCGCGGCGCGAGTCCGGGTCGACCGTGGCCGCACGGCGGGAGAAGGCACTACAGCGGATGCCGGGATGA
- a CDS encoding ABC transporter ATP-binding protein produces MSQVATRPPEPPRDQPALDVRDLRMRYGANDVLKGVTFQAAPGEVLALLGPNGAGKTTTIEILEGFRMRSAGDVRVLGVDPARGTEAWRARLGIVLQSWRDHGKWRVRELLAHLGSYYVDHRRPWDVDELVETVGLTQHAHKRVSRLSGGQRRRLDVAIGIVGRPDLLFLDEPTAGFDPEARREFHDLVHRLADESDTTILLTTHDLDEAEKLADRILILAGGTIIANGSAEQLSREMSTDAEVRWSRDGQRYVHSTTDATKYVRELFAQYGEEIEDLEVRRASLEDTYMALLRKFEGGAR; encoded by the coding sequence ATGAGCCAGGTCGCGACGAGACCACCGGAGCCGCCGCGGGACCAGCCGGCGCTCGACGTCCGCGACCTCCGCATGCGGTACGGCGCCAACGACGTGCTCAAGGGCGTGACCTTCCAGGCCGCGCCGGGCGAGGTGCTGGCGCTGCTCGGGCCGAACGGCGCGGGCAAGACGACCACCATCGAGATCCTGGAAGGCTTCCGGATGCGCTCGGCCGGTGACGTGCGGGTGCTCGGCGTCGACCCGGCCCGGGGCACCGAGGCGTGGCGCGCGCGGCTGGGCATCGTGCTGCAGTCCTGGCGGGACCACGGCAAGTGGCGCGTGCGGGAACTGCTGGCCCACCTCGGCTCGTACTACGTCGACCACCGGCGGCCGTGGGACGTCGACGAGCTGGTCGAGACCGTCGGCCTCACCCAGCACGCGCACAAGCGGGTCAGCCGGCTCTCCGGCGGGCAGCGGCGGCGGCTGGACGTCGCGATCGGCATCGTCGGCCGCCCCGACCTGCTGTTCCTGGACGAGCCGACCGCCGGGTTCGACCCGGAGGCGCGCCGCGAGTTCCACGACCTGGTGCACCGCCTGGCCGACGAGTCGGACACCACGATCCTGCTCACCACCCACGACCTGGACGAGGCCGAGAAGCTCGCCGACCGGATCCTCATCCTGGCCGGCGGCACGATCATCGCGAACGGCTCGGCCGAGCAGCTCAGCCGCGAGATGTCCACCGACGCCGAGGTCCGCTGGTCCCGCGACGGGCAGCGGTACGTGCACTCGACCACCGACGCGACGAAGTACGTGCGCGAGCTGTTCGCCCAGTACGGCGAGGAGATCGAGGACCTGGAGGTGCGCCGGGCGAGCCTGGAGGACACCTACATGGCGCTGCTGCGCAAGTTCGAGGGAGGCGCCCGATGA